The proteins below are encoded in one region of Amycolatopsis acidiphila:
- a CDS encoding sialidase family protein: protein MAPGPLIFHHRSDPRRRVALLAAAVLTAAVAAAVPAATATAATTSGGVLYRPSTASGSTEDASYPRVIRLEHSGSANGTLLSTFSHSGTGVTKANFPVYRSTDNGVTWTSSPIGTVTDTQHGWDLDGPTLYELPRAEGSLPAGTLLAAGTAWNHGDYTQQAVEVFVSTDQGAHWTYRSSCAAESGMADTTGHGIWEPEFTTTDHGLICYYSDERPSVNNYAQVLAHTVSTDGGLTWGSEVYDVAVQNGVERPGMTTVVALPNGTYAMTYEDCKAGFDPDQACDIYLKTSSDAESWNPGSLGTRIETSDHRFLLHTPYLAWSSAGGANGTLIASGQRVVAGTDGSLAVQPEDGHVLFVNRNLGSGAWQEITTPVTTAPTGGYDAGETSCAGYSSPLLAAASGNTFLMLAGTHLSTGKCETAFGTATLPNAQGQITGPGDTGKCVDVNTNTSVNGNAVQLYTCGIATGQQWSLETDGTIRAYDKCLNIVNNGTANSSKVELRDCLGTAAQQWQARADGSIYNPQSGRCLDDPAAQTTDGTQLQIYDCNGLFTQVWHVPA, encoded by the coding sequence ATGGCCCCTGGTCCCCTGATTTTCCATCACCGCTCTGATCCCCGGCGGCGCGTCGCGCTGCTCGCCGCCGCTGTGCTGACCGCCGCCGTGGCGGCCGCCGTTCCGGCGGCAACGGCCACGGCGGCCACCACATCGGGCGGAGTCCTCTACCGTCCGAGCACCGCGAGCGGGTCCACAGAGGACGCGAGCTACCCACGGGTGATCCGCCTCGAACACAGCGGCAGCGCGAACGGCACGTTGCTGTCCACGTTCTCCCATTCCGGCACAGGCGTGACGAAGGCGAACTTCCCGGTCTACCGCTCCACCGACAACGGCGTCACGTGGACGTCCTCGCCGATCGGCACGGTCACCGACACCCAGCACGGCTGGGATCTCGACGGCCCGACGCTGTACGAACTCCCGCGCGCCGAAGGCTCACTGCCGGCAGGCACACTGCTCGCCGCCGGCACAGCGTGGAACCACGGCGACTACACGCAGCAGGCTGTCGAGGTGTTCGTCTCCACCGACCAGGGCGCGCACTGGACCTACCGCAGTTCGTGCGCCGCCGAGTCGGGCATGGCCGACACGACCGGCCACGGCATCTGGGAACCGGAGTTCACCACCACCGATCACGGGCTGATCTGCTACTACTCCGACGAACGCCCGTCGGTGAACAACTACGCGCAGGTCCTCGCGCACACCGTGTCCACCGACGGCGGCCTGACCTGGGGCAGCGAGGTCTACGACGTCGCGGTGCAGAACGGCGTGGAACGGCCCGGCATGACCACGGTCGTCGCGCTGCCCAACGGCACTTACGCGATGACGTACGAGGACTGCAAAGCCGGCTTCGACCCGGACCAGGCGTGCGACATCTACCTCAAAACCTCGTCCGACGCCGAATCGTGGAACCCCGGCAGCCTCGGCACCCGCATCGAGACCAGCGACCACCGCTTCCTGCTCCACACCCCGTATCTGGCCTGGTCCTCCGCGGGTGGTGCCAACGGAACACTCATCGCTTCCGGGCAGCGGGTGGTCGCGGGCACCGACGGTTCGCTCGCGGTCCAGCCGGAGGACGGTCACGTGCTGTTCGTGAACCGGAACCTCGGGTCCGGTGCCTGGCAGGAGATCACCACGCCGGTCACCACGGCCCCGACCGGCGGCTACGACGCGGGTGAGACTTCCTGCGCCGGGTACAGTTCACCGCTGCTCGCGGCGGCTTCCGGCAACACGTTCCTCATGCTCGCGGGCACGCATCTGTCCACGGGCAAGTGCGAGACGGCCTTCGGCACGGCCACGCTGCCGAACGCGCAGGGCCAGATCACCGGCCCCGGCGACACCGGCAAATGCGTCGACGTGAACACCAACACCTCGGTCAACGGCAACGCGGTGCAGCTCTACACCTGCGGCATCGCGACGGGTCAGCAGTGGTCGCTCGAAACCGACGGCACGATCCGCGCCTACGACAAGTGCCTGAACATCGTGAACAACGGCACCGCCAATTCGTCCAAAGTAGAGCTTCGTGACTGCCTGGGCACCGCCGCCCAGCAATGGCAGGCGCGTGCCGACGGGTCGATCTACAACCCGCAGTCGGGCCGCTGCCTGGACGACCCGGCCGCCCAGACCACGGACGGTACGCAGCTGCAGATCTACGACTGCAACGGCCTGTTCACCCAGGTGTGGCACGTCCCCGCCTGA
- a CDS encoding ammonium transporter, producing the protein MPQFPEQASTNWVLSTFIYTVGAVAVLLVVAGLVFVDTGLVRRRNVLDTTVQKIGAAMVGGLGTLLIGYPIWQWQFNQAFGVPEPFRQAVRDWWLGGAFTTTSSRYVDPAALPEADVQQIFLVFFVTFTMATVALIHTGVVERIKPVPLYVMSFVVGAVLSPLVGYLCWGSLSPLTLRGTHDFDGVFPLYITAGTFVLVLAWRVGPRLGAFLPHRSGAKPASHNAAFVGIGVLLILVALPFVTLGSGYIVPGTGFFGISFTESGLGLVVVNLFAALLGGAVTGLLLAYRRRDATSALLGPVAGVVMAGTLLDIGNAWECLLVGALGPVVALGTAALLKKARIDDPKVVPLALGPGAIGAVLTGFLKWGTRTGGYLGLDGAHAVGVGEITPWWQLAGVVATMLVAGVPALLLCLVFERFDGLRASEHEELVGLDQTRWGVSNFADDLEAMPVAEPPVPA; encoded by the coding sequence ATGCCACAGTTCCCCGAACAGGCCTCCACCAACTGGGTCCTGTCGACCTTCATCTACACCGTCGGCGCGGTCGCCGTCCTGCTCGTCGTGGCGGGACTCGTGTTCGTCGACACCGGCCTCGTCCGCCGGCGCAACGTCCTCGACACCACCGTGCAGAAGATCGGCGCCGCGATGGTCGGCGGTCTCGGCACCCTGCTCATCGGCTACCCGATCTGGCAGTGGCAGTTCAACCAGGCGTTCGGCGTGCCGGAGCCGTTCCGGCAGGCGGTGCGGGACTGGTGGCTCGGCGGCGCCTTCACCACCACGTCGTCGCGGTACGTCGACCCAGCCGCCCTGCCCGAGGCCGACGTGCAGCAGATCTTCCTGGTGTTCTTCGTGACCTTCACGATGGCGACCGTCGCGTTGATCCACACCGGCGTGGTCGAACGGATCAAGCCGGTTCCCCTCTACGTCATGTCCTTCGTCGTCGGCGCGGTGCTCTCACCGCTCGTCGGTTATCTGTGCTGGGGTTCGCTGTCGCCGCTCACGCTGCGCGGAACCCACGACTTCGACGGCGTCTTTCCGCTCTACATCACCGCGGGCACGTTCGTGCTCGTGCTGGCGTGGCGCGTCGGCCCGCGGCTCGGCGCCTTCCTGCCGCACCGCAGCGGCGCGAAGCCCGCGTCCCACAACGCGGCGTTCGTGGGCATCGGGGTGCTGCTGATACTGGTGGCCCTGCCGTTCGTGACGCTCGGCAGCGGCTACATCGTGCCGGGCACGGGTTTCTTCGGGATCTCGTTCACCGAAAGCGGGCTCGGGCTGGTCGTCGTGAACCTGTTCGCCGCGCTGCTCGGCGGTGCGGTGACGGGGTTGCTGCTGGCGTACCGGCGCCGGGACGCGACCTCGGCGCTGCTCGGCCCGGTCGCCGGTGTCGTCATGGCGGGCACGCTGCTCGACATCGGGAACGCCTGGGAGTGCCTGCTCGTCGGCGCGCTCGGGCCGGTGGTCGCGCTCGGCACCGCGGCGTTGCTGAAGAAGGCGCGCATCGACGACCCGAAGGTGGTGCCGCTGGCACTCGGCCCCGGTGCGATCGGTGCCGTGCTGACGGGCTTCCTGAAGTGGGGCACGCGAACCGGTGGTTACCTCGGGCTGGACGGCGCGCACGCGGTGGGCGTCGGGGAGATCACGCCGTGGTGGCAGCTGGCGGGGGTCGTGGCGACGATGCTGGTGGCCGGGGTGCCCGCGCTGCTGCTGTGTCTGGTGTTCGAGCGGTTCGACGGGCTCCGGGCGAGCGAGCATGAGGAGCTCGTGGGGCTCGACCAGACGCGGTGGGGCGTGTCGAACTTCGCGGACGACCTGGAGGCGATGCCGGTGGCGGAGCCGCCGGTGCCCGCGTGA
- a CDS encoding GntR family transcriptional regulator — translation MQSPGRGVVPLSQRTSEGVARVLRNEIFSGRLKPGEPVRERLLAEQLGVSRTPVREALFTLQSEGLVELTPNRGATVRTITARDIMQIYTLREVLESYAAGEAAQARTSEDLEALEDAHAKLERVSPTGTPMQVAMADLAFHTLVSEAAGSRMLQTIMGQVLAFTVSFRSNYSYPGERAAVAIEQHRAILDALREQDAERAERLMREHVESARLFALRHFTHAQREAEPETGT, via the coding sequence ATGCAGTCACCGGGGCGTGGCGTGGTGCCCCTGTCCCAGCGCACGAGCGAGGGTGTGGCGCGCGTCCTGCGGAACGAGATCTTCTCCGGCCGGCTCAAGCCGGGGGAGCCGGTGCGGGAGCGGCTGCTGGCCGAGCAGCTCGGCGTGAGCCGGACGCCGGTGCGAGAAGCCCTGTTCACGCTGCAGAGCGAGGGGCTGGTCGAGCTGACGCCCAACCGGGGCGCGACCGTTCGCACCATCACCGCGCGCGACATCATGCAGATCTACACGCTGCGCGAGGTACTCGAGTCGTACGCGGCGGGCGAGGCGGCGCAGGCCAGGACGAGCGAGGACCTGGAGGCACTCGAGGACGCGCACGCGAAGCTGGAGCGCGTCTCGCCGACGGGCACCCCGATGCAGGTCGCGATGGCCGACCTGGCCTTCCACACGCTCGTCAGCGAGGCGGCGGGAAGCCGGATGCTGCAGACGATCATGGGACAGGTCCTGGCGTTCACGGTCAGCTTCCGGTCGAACTACTCCTATCCGGGTGAGCGGGCCGCCGTGGCGATCGAACAGCACCGCGCGATCCTCGACGCGCTCCGGGAACAGGACGCCGAGCGGGCGGAGCGGCTCATGCGGGAGCATGTCGAATCGGCGAGGCTCTTCGCGCTGCGGCACTTCACGCATGCGCAGCGGGAGGCAGAGCCCGAGACGGGCACCTGA